The following proteins are co-located in the Rippkaea orientalis PCC 8801 genome:
- the psb29 gene encoding photosystem II biogenesis protein Psp29 has protein sequence MDKIRTVSDTKRDFYNHHTRPINSIYRRFIEELLVEMHLLCVNIDFRYDPIYALGVVASFQQFMQGYRPEEDKNSIFSALCQAVGGDGEKYRHEAQTLLNQVKGMSVSDLIAMGNSARTGEPGEGMLYNTLQAIAKNPQFKYSRLFAIGLYTMVMEIDADLLKEQDKRNETFSQLCNGLNLSSDKLQKDLDLYRSNVDKMGQLLAVIEDALEAERKKREKAKQEVATTPEDSPAN, from the coding sequence GTGGATAAAATTCGTACCGTTTCCGATACCAAGCGCGATTTCTATAACCATCATACTCGTCCGATAAACTCTATTTATCGACGTTTCATTGAAGAGTTGTTGGTAGAGATGCACTTGCTCTGTGTTAACATTGATTTTCGCTACGATCCTATCTATGCGTTAGGAGTTGTTGCCTCCTTTCAACAATTTATGCAAGGGTATCGTCCTGAAGAGGACAAAAATTCTATTTTTTCTGCCCTCTGTCAAGCTGTTGGAGGTGATGGGGAAAAGTATCGTCATGAGGCTCAAACACTCTTAAACCAAGTTAAAGGGATGTCGGTGTCAGATCTAATCGCCATGGGGAACTCCGCCAGGACCGGGGAACCTGGTGAGGGAATGCTATATAACACATTACAAGCGATCGCCAAAAATCCTCAGTTTAAATACAGTCGCCTCTTTGCGATTGGCCTATATACAATGGTCATGGAAATCGATGCTGATTTGCTCAAAGAGCAAGACAAACGTAATGAAACCTTTAGTCAACTCTGTAATGGCTTAAATTTATCTTCTGACAAGCTACAAAAAGATCTCGATCTTTACCGTAGTAATGTTGATAAAATGGGGCAATTACTCGCCGTCATTGAAGATGCTTTAGAAGCTGAACGTAAAAAACGAGAAAAAGCCAAACAAGAAGTAGCAACAACCCCCGAAGATAGTCCAGCTAACTAA
- a CDS encoding aspartate kinase, with protein sequence MALIVQKYGGTSVGSVERIQTVAQRIQKTAQNGNKVVVVVSAMGKTTDTLVNLAKEITPNPCRREMDMLLSTGEQVSIALMSMALQQLGQSAISLTGAQVGIVTEAEHSRARILSIKPHRIQRHLDRGEVVVVAGFQGITNADDLEITTLGRGGSDTSAVAIAAALKASCCEIYTDVPGILTTDPRIVPDAQLMGEITCDEMLELASLGAKVLHPRAVEIARNYGIPLVVRSSWSDAPGTRVTSPIPKPRSLEGLELTKAVDGVQFDPDQAKIALLRVPDRPGVAARLFGEIAHQQVDVDLIIQSIHEGNSNDIAFTVVKNVLTKAEAVAEAIAPALRSHSANSDEAEVLVETGVAKIAISGAGMIGRPGIAAKMFKILAQEGINIEMISTSEVKVSCVIRQEDGDRAIKALCQGFEVELSPTAIPESVVAVLPPVRGVALDEKQAQIALIHVQDRPGMAASIFGVLADHNISIDTIIQSQRCRIVEGIPTRDIAFTVAQIDVESAQNALKTLASAFSEMIVDSDVAKVSIVGAGMAGQPGVAAKFFDALARHQINIKMIATSEIKISCVVSKDQGIKALKAVHEAFQLAGEERVEVPA encoded by the coding sequence ATGGCGTTAATTGTCCAAAAATACGGTGGAACCTCTGTCGGTTCAGTAGAACGCATTCAAACAGTTGCCCAACGGATTCAAAAAACAGCCCAAAATGGCAATAAAGTCGTGGTTGTTGTTTCGGCCATGGGAAAAACCACCGATACTTTAGTCAATTTAGCCAAAGAGATTACCCCAAATCCCTGTCGTCGGGAAATGGATATGTTATTGTCCACGGGAGAACAAGTATCGATCGCCTTGATGAGTATGGCCTTACAGCAATTAGGACAATCGGCCATCTCCTTAACTGGGGCACAAGTGGGGATCGTCACCGAAGCAGAACACAGTCGAGCCCGCATCCTTTCCATTAAACCCCATCGCATTCAACGCCATCTCGATCGCGGTGAAGTTGTCGTCGTCGCGGGGTTTCAAGGCATTACTAACGCAGATGACTTAGAAATTACCACCCTAGGGCGAGGGGGCTCAGATACCTCCGCCGTCGCCATTGCGGCAGCCTTAAAAGCCAGTTGCTGCGAAATCTATACCGATGTCCCCGGCATTCTCACCACCGATCCCCGCATCGTCCCCGATGCCCAATTGATGGGGGAAATTACCTGTGATGAGATGCTAGAGTTGGCCAGTTTAGGGGCTAAGGTTCTTCATCCGAGGGCGGTGGAAATTGCGCGTAATTATGGCATTCCTTTAGTGGTGCGATCGAGTTGGAGTGATGCCCCCGGAACCCGCGTGACTTCTCCCATTCCCAAACCGCGATCGCTAGAAGGCTTAGAACTGACAAAAGCCGTTGATGGGGTGCAATTTGACCCCGATCAAGCCAAAATCGCCTTGTTACGAGTCCCCGATCGCCCCGGAGTCGCTGCCCGCCTATTTGGGGAAATTGCCCACCAGCAGGTGGATGTAGACTTAATTATTCAATCGATCCACGAAGGGAATAGTAACGATATCGCCTTTACGGTGGTTAAAAATGTACTCACCAAGGCCGAAGCCGTCGCTGAAGCGATCGCCCCGGCTTTACGGAGTCATTCAGCGAATAGCGATGAAGCAGAGGTATTAGTCGAGACGGGAGTGGCGAAAATTGCCATTTCAGGGGCAGGAATGATCGGACGGCCAGGTATTGCCGCGAAAATGTTCAAAATTCTCGCCCAAGAGGGGATTAATATCGAAATGATCTCCACCTCGGAAGTGAAGGTCAGTTGTGTGATTCGTCAAGAAGACGGCGATCGCGCCATTAAAGCCCTATGCCAAGGGTTTGAGGTGGAATTGTCCCCGACGGCGATTCCTGAGTCAGTAGTAGCGGTGTTACCTCCAGTTCGAGGAGTCGCTTTAGATGAAAAACAAGCACAAATCGCCCTAATTCATGTTCAAGATCGGCCGGGGATGGCTGCTAGTATCTTTGGAGTCTTAGCGGATCATAACATCAGTATTGATACGATAATTCAATCCCAACGCTGTCGAATTGTTGAGGGAATACCCACCCGTGATATCGCCTTTACCGTTGCCCAAATTGATGTAGAATCTGCTCAAAATGCCTTAAAAACCCTAGCCAGTGCGTTTAGTGAAATGATCGTCGATAGCGATGTTGCTAAAGTCAGTATTGTAGGGGCGGGAATGGCGGGACAACCCGGGGTAGCGGCCAAGTTTTTTGATGCTTTAGCTAGACATCAAATTAATATTAAAATGATTGCAACTTCAGAAATAAAAATTAGTTGTGTTGTTAGCAAAGATCAAGGAATTAAAGCTTTAAAAGCAGTTCATGAAGCCTTTCAATTAGCCGGAGAAGAACGGGTAGAAGTTCCAGCTTAA